A genomic window from Salvelinus namaycush isolate Seneca unplaced genomic scaffold, SaNama_1.0 Scaffold3577, whole genome shotgun sequence includes:
- the LOC120040507 gene encoding NLR family CARD domain-containing protein 3-like codes for GWSTLPEDQSSCAVCQQVLRDPVSITCGHRFCRQCINRYWEKPAPSGDYDCPQCRKRSRTRPLLHHLSEPNEARGSENHKDSLQRAIVNHKDSLQRAIVNHKDSLQRAIVNHKDSLRRRYECVIEGIETAGNQTPLNRIYTELYITEGESEGVNNEHEVWQLETASRTPTSHDTAIHCNDMFKPLPGQERSIRTVLTKGIAGIGKTVSVQKFILDWAEGKANQDVDIIFVLPFRELNLIKDLQYSLLRLLNDFHTELDIDNAEKLTACKAMFIFDGLDESRLPLDFQHNEKVSDVTQTSSVDVLLTNLIKGNLLPSALLWITTRPAATNQIPPKCVDQVTEVRGFNDPQKEEYFRKRFSDEDLASRIISHIKTSRSLHIMCHIPVFCWISAIVLEHMLEHKREEMPKTLTEMSIHFLLIQTSLKNQKYHGRNEMDQEELMESDKEVLLKLGKLAFENLEKGNLMFYEEDLKEVGLDVKEASVYSGVCTQIFKEESVLFQRVVYCFVHLSIQEFLSAVYMYHCYTTKNMDALKPFLKRKSRGTFEKLTLDELLKNTVDKALESKNGHLDLFVRFLHGMSLESNQKLLRGLVTQTESSPESVQKTIRSLKVMQRKNVSPERCINLFHCLIEMKDHSVQEEIQAYLRSENRSKNLSLAQCSALAYMLQISEEVLEVFNLKEYKTSEEGRRRLLPAVRGCRKAL; via the coding sequence tggatggtctactctgccaGAGGATCAGTCCAGCTGTGCAGTGTGTCAGCAGGTTCTGAGGGATCCAGTCTCTATCACCTGTGGACACAGGTTCTGCAGACAGTGCATCAACAGATACTGGGAGAAACCTGCTCCTTCAGGAGACTATGACTGTCCTCAGTGTAGAAAGAGATCCAGAACACGTCCTCTACTACATCACCTGAGTGAACCCAATGAAGCAAGAGGCTCTGAAAACCATAAAGACAGTCTGCAGAGAGCTATAGTAAACCATAAAGACAGCCTGCAGAGAGCTATAGTAAACCATAAAGACAGTCTGCAGAGAGCTATAGTAAACCATAAAGACAGCCTGAGAAGGAGGTATGAATGTGTGATAGAAGGCATCGAAACAGCAGGGAACCAAACTCCCCTCAACAGGatttacacagagctctacatcacagaaggagagagtgaaggggtTAACAACGAACATGAGGTGTGGCAGCTAGAGACAGCATCCAGGACACCAACCTCACATGACACAGCAATCCACTGCAATGACATGTTTAAACCCTTACCTGGCCAAGAGAGAAgcatcagaactgtgctgacgaAGGGCATCGCTGGCATCGGAAAAactgtctctgtgcagaagttcatccTAGACTGGGCTGAAGGGAAGGCAAACCAAGATGTGGACATCATATTTGTGCTTCCTTTCCGGGAGCTGAACTTGATCAAAGATCTCCAGTACAGTCTTCTCAGACTTTTAAATGACTTCCACACAgaactagacatagacaatgcAGAGAAACTCACTGCCTGTAAAGCtatgttcatctttgatggtttGGATGAAAGCAGACTTCCATTGGATTTCCAGCACAATGAAAAGGTGTCTGATGTCACCCAGACATCATCTGTTGATGTTCTGCTGACCAACCTCATCAAGgggaatctgcttccctctgctctcctatggataactacccgaccagCAGCAACCAATCAGATCCCCCCtaagtgtgttgaccaggtgacagaggtacgagggttcaatgacccacagaaggaggagtacttcaggaagagattcagtgatgaggacctggccagcagaatcatctcacacataaagacatcaaggagcctccacatcatgtgccacattccagtcttctgttggatttctgcaatagtccttgaacacatgctggaacataagagagaagagatgcccaagactctgactgagatgtccATACACTTCCTGCTCATTCAGACCAGCCTGAAGAACCAGAAGTATCATGGAAGAAATGAGATGGATCAAGAGGAGCTCATGGAGTCAGATAAGGAAGTTCTTCTGAAGCTGGGGAAGCTGGCGTTTGAAAATCTGGAGAAGGGTAATCTCAtgttctatgaagaagacctgaaagaggttGGCCTTGATGTCAaagaagcctcagtgtactcaggagtgTGCACACAAATCTTTAAAGAAGAGTCTGTGTTATTTCAGAGAgtggtgtactgctttgttcatctgagcattcaggagtttctctCAGCTGTCTACATGTACCATTGTTACACAACCAAGAACATGGATGCACTGAAGCCCTTCCTCAAGAGAAAGTCTAGAGGTACGTTTGAAAAGCTAACCTTGGATGAGCTGCTGAAGAATACCGTGGATAAAGCCTTGGAGAGTAAGAATGGACACCTGGACCTTTTTGTCCGCTTCCTTCATGGCAtgtcactggagtccaatcagaaacTCCTACGAGGTCTGGTGACACAGACAGAAAGCAGTCCAGAGAGCGTCCAGAAAACAATCCGATCCCTTAAGGTGATGCAGAGGAAGAACGTCTCCCCTGAGAGGTGCATCAATCTCTTCCACTGTCTGATAGAGATGAAAGACCATTCAGTACAGGAGGAAATCCAAGCGTACTTGAGGTCAGAGAACAGATCCAAAAACCTCTCCCTTGCTCAGTGTTCAGCGCTGGCCTACATGCTGCAGATATCAGAGGAGGTTCTGGAGGTGTTTAACCTGAAGGAATACAAGACATCAGAGGAGGGTCGTAGGAGACTGCTCCCAGCTGTGAGAGGCTGCAGGAAAGCTCTGTAA